One region of Carya illinoinensis cultivar Pawnee chromosome 8, C.illinoinensisPawnee_v1, whole genome shotgun sequence genomic DNA includes:
- the LOC122274500 gene encoding uncharacterized protein LOC122274500 yields the protein MECLFPASMARTLTELESLEVIDCGVEVIVEKEEVEGRLVFPKLTSSALGVLQKLKWISPGAHNLKWPELKELKVWGCDQVSIFASKFSRFQETSQQYLLESSIQHPFFLAEEGTFPKLEALKLDLHDLTTQCDQFLIESFCNLKFLEVQCNHDTSAIFPSNLLKRLQNLEKLVVSYNSWQEIFQYEEFIGPRKHARLLPRLKELIVSKAQMLTHLWKEDIQESLAFHKVLEILVVSECHKLKSLVPSLICFPNLTDLEILGCNGLINLITCPTAKSLVQLRKMSVSSCKGITEIVAKGDDQAKVNMGVESCANLNSIFLFKMFKVFQSLELVNVVRCGSLKQVFDLQGPSFQETSVVTVTQLKHLYLDHLPKLMHISNKDPRDIWSFQNLCDVRVVGCESMECLFPTFMVKTLTELESLVVIGYGIEVIVEKEEAEGRLVFPKLTSVALRALQKLKWISPGHII from the exons ATGGAATGTCTCTTTCCAGCTTCCATGGCTAGAACTCTCACGGAATTAGAATCTCTTGAGGTAATTGACTGCGGGGTTGAGGTCATTGTTGAGAAGGAAGAAGTAGAAGGGAGACTTGTGTTCCCTAAACTAACTTCTTCGGCACTTGGGGTATTACAAAAACTCAAGTGGATTTCCCCTGGGGCACATAATTTAAAATGGCCAGAGTTGAAAGAATTGAAAGTGTGGGGATGTGACCAAGTTAGCATATTTGCTTCTAAATTCTCGAGATTTCAAGAAACAAGTCAACAGTATCTACTTGAGAGTTCAATTCAACATCCTTTTTTCTTGGCTGAAGAG ggtaCATTCCCGAAATTGGAGGCTTTGAAATTGGACCTTCATGACCTAACCACACAGTGTGACCAGTTTTTGATAGAGTCCTTCTGCAACTTAAAATTTCTGGAGGTGCAATGCAACCATGATACATCagctatttttccatctaatttACTAAAAAGATTACAAAATCTAGAGAAACTTGTTGTGAGCTATAATTCCTGGCAAGAAATATTCCAGTATGAAGAATTTATTGGCCCTAGAAAGCATGCCAGGTTACTCCCACGACTAAAAGAGCTCATTGTGTCTAAAGCACAAATGTTGACACATTTGTGGAAAGAAGATATCCAGGAATCTCTAGCTTTTCACAAGGTACTGGAAATTCTAGTCGTGTCTGAATGTCACAAATTGAAAAGTTTAGTGCCATCCTTGATATGTTTCCCCAATTTGACAGATCTTGAGATATTGGGTTGTAATGGATTGATCAATTTAATAACATGCCCAACAGCCAAAAGCCTGGTGCAGCTCAGAAAAATGAGTGTAAGCTCATGCAAAGGAATAACAGAAATTGTTGCAAAAGGGGATGATCAAGCCAAAGTG AACATGGGTGTTGAATCTTGTGCAAATCTTAATAGCATCTTTCTGTTTAAGATGTTTAAAGTCTTCCAGAGTTTGGAGTTGGTGAATGTAGTCCGTTGCGGTTCTCTAAAACAAGTGTTTGACCTACAAGGGCCAAGTTTTCAAGAAACAAGTGTTGTAACAGTCACGCAATTGAAACACTTATATTTGGATCATCTGCCAAAGCTGATGCACATATCAAATAAGGATCCTCGTGATATTTGGAGCTTTCAAAATCTATGTGATGTACGTGTCGTCGGGTGCGAGAGCATGGAATGTCTATTTCCAACCTTCATGGTCAAAACTCTCACGGAATTGGAATCTCTTGTGGTAATTGGTTACGGGATTGAGGTCATTGTTGAGAAGGAAGAAGCAGAAGGTAGACTTGTGTTCCCTAAACTAACTTCTGTGGCACTCAGGGCATTGCAAAAACTCAAGTGGATTTCCCCGGGGCATATAATTTAG